One window from the genome of Pieris napi chromosome 3, ilPieNapi1.2, whole genome shotgun sequence encodes:
- the LOC125063214 gene encoding tropomodulin isoform X9, translated as MTTPAKLYGRELSTYDEIDVDELLSKLTQEELTMLAKEVDPDDTFLPPSQRTNYACEKDPTGPLNRKKLIEHINKQALETPDRPEVKPYVAGVVRGKKWIPPPPPEKVRDADEQITIDLGDEYEQALTSASQEEIIDLAAILGFHSMMNQDQYHASLLNKGQPVGLGWDGITKATKPKVYPMDPPNDTDPEDTIKRVKENDQNLTDLNWNNIKNISDEKFEKLFEGLKTNTHLEVLSLVNVGLNDRTAQLLADALEQNSTLRVVNVETNFISPPGVVQLVKSLLTTTIVEEFRASNQRSQVLGNKIEMEITKLVEANPTLLRLGLHLEYSDARHRVASHLQRNIDRIRQQRRSQNSA; from the exons ATGACGACACCGGCCAAGTTGTACGGCAGAGAATTGTCCACATACGATGAAATTGATGTCGACGAACTTTTGTCGAAGTTGACACAAGAAGAGCTGACTATGCTCGCTAAGGAAGTAGACCCCGAT GACACATTTTTACCACCATCTCAAAGGACAAACTATGCATGTGAAAAGGATCCCACTGGCCCGCTGAATCGTAAGAAATTGATTGAACATATTAATAAGCAGGCACTTGAGACGCCTGATAGGCCAGAGGTGAAACCATATGTCGCCGGTGTTGTTAGAGGGAAAAAG TGGATTCCACCACCACCTCCAGAGAAAGTCCGTGATGCAGATGAACAAATTACAATAGATCTAGGTGATGAATATGAGCAGGCACTCACCTCTGCCTCACAGGAGGAAATCATTGACCTTGCCG CTATTCTCGGGTTCCACTCAATGATGAATCAGGACCAGTACCACGCCTCATTATTAAACAAGGGGCAACCTGTTGGCCTCGGATGGGACGGTATCACAAAAGCGACTAAACCGAAG GTGTACCCAATGGACCCACCAAACGACACAGACCCCGAAGATACCATCAAAAGGGTGAAGGAGAATGACCAGAATCTGACAGATCTCAATTGGAATAATATTaag AACATAAGCGATGAGAAATTCGAGAAACTCTTCGAAGggttaaaaacaaatacacattTGGAAGTTCTATCGCTGGTTAACGTGGGTCTGAACGACCGCACGGCCCAACTTTTGGCTGACGCCTTGGAACAGAATTCGACATTGCGAGTGGTTAATGTGGAGACTAACTTTATCAGCCCCCCTGGTGTGGTGCAATTGGTTAAATCCCTGCTTACAACGACCATTGTTGAGGAGTTCCGGGCTTCCAACCAG cgGTCGCAAGTCCTCGGCAACAAGATTGAGATGGAAATAACGAAGTTGGTGGAAGCAAATCCCACTTTGCTCCGACTGGGTCTGCACCTCGAGTACAGCGACGCTCGCCATCGCGTCGCCAGTCATCTGCAGAGGAACATCGACAGAA TACGCCAGCAGCGACGGAGCCAGAATAGCGCTTAG